A genomic segment from Myxococcales bacterium encodes:
- a CDS encoding Zn-dependent hydrolase, which translates to MSAPSTSSPVAINGKRLWQSLMDLARIGATQKGGVCRLALTDLDKTGRDLVVGWAKEAGMTITVDKIGNVFMRRAGKDPKRAPIACGSHIDTQPTGGKFDGNYGVLAGLEVVRTLNERGIETEAPIEVVFWTNEEGSRFVPVMMGSGVFAGAFTLEHAYAAKDVDGKTVKDELSRIGYVGPEEPGKHPLGAYFEAHIEQGPVLEDANTTIGVVTGVLGLRWYDCVVNGMEAHAGPTPMALRKDALQVATRIMQETVAIAHRYPPYGRGTVGFVQVFPNSRNVIPGQVKFSIDLRNVDTERLDAMDREIRSFIEATSRESGLTISIEQVSHFPPCPFEAGCVGAVEAGAKAFGYSHMNAVSGAGHDAVYMARLAPAGMIFVPCKDGISHNEIEDAKPEHLEAGCNVLLHAMLDRAERAS; encoded by the coding sequence ATGAGTGCGCCCTCAACTTCTTCCCCTGTGGCCATCAACGGCAAGCGTCTCTGGCAGTCCCTCATGGACCTCGCGCGCATCGGCGCAACCCAGAAAGGCGGCGTCTGCCGCCTCGCGCTCACCGATCTCGACAAGACGGGACGCGACCTCGTCGTGGGTTGGGCCAAAGAAGCAGGCATGACGATCACCGTCGACAAGATCGGCAACGTCTTCATGCGCCGTGCCGGCAAGGATCCGAAGCGCGCCCCCATCGCTTGCGGCAGCCACATCGACACCCAGCCCACCGGCGGAAAGTTCGACGGCAACTACGGCGTGCTCGCCGGCCTCGAGGTCGTTCGTACGCTGAACGAGCGCGGCATCGAGACCGAGGCGCCCATCGAGGTCGTCTTCTGGACCAACGAGGAAGGCTCGCGCTTCGTCCCCGTCATGATGGGCTCGGGCGTCTTCGCCGGTGCGTTTACCCTGGAGCACGCCTACGCGGCGAAAGATGTCGACGGCAAGACCGTCAAGGACGAGCTCTCGCGCATCGGCTACGTAGGCCCCGAGGAGCCGGGCAAACACCCGCTCGGCGCCTACTTCGAGGCGCACATCGAGCAGGGTCCGGTCCTCGAAGACGCCAACACCACCATCGGCGTCGTGACCGGCGTCCTGGGCCTTCGTTGGTACGACTGCGTCGTCAACGGCATGGAGGCCCACGCGGGGCCGACACCCATGGCCTTGCGCAAGGATGCGCTGCAGGTGGCGACGCGCATCATGCAGGAGACCGTCGCCATCGCGCACCGCTATCCGCCTTACGGGCGCGGCACCGTCGGCTTCGTGCAGGTGTTTCCCAACAGCCGCAACGTCATCCCCGGCCAAGTGAAGTTCTCCATCGACCTTCGCAACGTCGACACCGAACGACTCGACGCCATGGACCGCGAAATCCGCTCGTTCATCGAGGCGACCTCCCGCGAGTCGGGCCTGACCATCAGCATCGAGCAGGTCTCCCACTTCCCGCCCTGCCCCTTCGAGGCCGGCTGCGTGGGCGCCGTCGAGGCGGGCGCGAAGGCCTTCGGGTATTCGCACATGAACGCCGTCTCAGGCGCCGGGCACGACGCCGTGTACATGGCTCGCCTCGCCCCGGCGGGCATGATCTTCGTGCCGTGCAAAGACGGCATCAGCCACAACGAGATCGAAGACGCCAAGCCCGAGCACCTCGAGGCCGGCTGCAACGTGCTGCTCCACGCCATGCTCGATCGCGCCGAGCGCGCCTCTTGA
- the fadI gene encoding acetyl-CoA C-acyltransferase FadI — protein MKPVSSDRVAIVAGLRTPFVRSGTEFRDLSSLDLGKLVVAELVARTELDPKEIGLLVFGQVLPSIAAPNIAREIVLGANLPKDIEAFSVSRACATSFQAMTSAAESILAGHHDVAVVGGADSASDVPITVSKKLASALVKASKAKSLGAKLSAFAGLGAKDLLPVPPALKEPSTGLTMGESAEKMAREAGITRAAQDAFAHRSHERAARAWQGGLFADEVMHVVPAPRYDTAVATDNNVRTDSTLAAYEALKPAFDRRFGTVTAANSSPLTDGAAALLLMSESKAKALGRKPLGYVRSFAYAALDPNGWMLMGPSYATPKALARAGLTLRDMDLVDMHEAFAAQVLCNVEAFGSASFAKDKLGLSAAIGEIDDAKFNVHGGSIAIGHPFAATGARMITTTLRELGRRKGQFALCTACAAGGLGVAVVLEGAES, from the coding sequence ATGAAGCCAGTCTCCAGCGATCGCGTCGCCATTGTGGCGGGCCTGCGGACGCCTTTCGTTCGCTCGGGCACCGAGTTTCGTGATCTGTCGTCGCTCGACCTCGGCAAGCTCGTGGTGGCCGAGCTCGTGGCAAGGACCGAGCTCGACCCCAAAGAGATCGGCCTCTTGGTCTTCGGGCAGGTGTTGCCGTCGATCGCGGCGCCGAACATCGCCCGCGAGATCGTCCTCGGCGCCAACCTCCCCAAGGACATCGAGGCCTTCAGCGTGAGCCGGGCCTGCGCCACGTCGTTTCAAGCCATGACGAGCGCTGCCGAATCGATCCTCGCGGGCCATCACGACGTGGCAGTTGTCGGCGGCGCCGACAGCGCGAGCGACGTGCCCATCACCGTGTCGAAGAAGCTGGCGTCGGCGTTGGTCAAGGCCTCGAAGGCGAAGAGCCTGGGCGCGAAGCTCTCGGCTTTCGCGGGGCTCGGCGCCAAGGACCTCCTGCCGGTGCCGCCCGCATTGAAGGAGCCGTCGACGGGCCTCACCATGGGTGAGAGCGCCGAGAAGATGGCCCGCGAGGCAGGGATCACGCGCGCGGCGCAAGACGCCTTCGCCCATCGCAGCCACGAGCGCGCGGCGCGTGCTTGGCAGGGCGGCCTCTTTGCCGACGAGGTGATGCACGTCGTGCCGGCGCCTCGTTACGACACGGCCGTCGCCACGGACAACAACGTGCGGACCGACTCAACGCTTGCCGCCTACGAAGCGCTGAAGCCCGCCTTCGACCGTCGCTTCGGCACAGTCACGGCGGCCAACTCGTCACCGCTCACCGACGGCGCGGCGGCGCTGCTCTTGATGAGCGAAAGCAAAGCCAAGGCGCTCGGCCGAAAGCCGCTCGGCTACGTCCGCTCGTTCGCGTACGCGGCCCTCGATCCGAACGGCTGGATGCTCATGGGGCCCAGCTACGCGACGCCCAAAGCGCTGGCGCGCGCGGGCCTCACGCTCCGCGACATGGACCTCGTCGACATGCACGAGGCCTTCGCGGCGCAAGTGCTCTGCAACGTGGAGGCCTTCGGCTCGGCGTCCTTCGCAAAGGACAAGCTCGGCCTTTCGGCCGCCATCGGCGAAATCGACGACGCGAAGTTCAACGTCCACGGCGGCTCCATCGCCATCGGCCACCCCTTCGCCGCCACCGGGGCACGCATGATCACGACGACGCTGCGCGAGCTAGGGCGGCGGAAAGGCCAGTTTGCCTTGTGCACCGCCTGCGCCGCCGGCGGTCTCGGCGTGGCCGTCGTCCTGGAAGGAGCCGAGTCATGA
- a CDS encoding DUF4412 domain-containing protein, with amino-acid sequence MHLRTTVSAFAMAAALCATGCGKIQSMLGKGDADGGSSGGLLSGLSKDDGLAFLSAFEGQIDIAVKGKMASKASPQSPDGMNLALMVKEKKFRVDLPAAPGPMGPMKGFAVVDAPQMKAFVVTDVPEKMALVFDLNKAGEQLKGGGRPSFAGAREPKEAVKPPKVTKTGKKDKVAGYECEDWEIQSDDSKVNVCVAQQGFSWLKIPLLGAPAEYAWMGELMDGTHFPLRAVMFERDGKEAGRLEVTKIEKKTLAANLFEIPADHPQMTLEQMIGKAMAGMAGRMPPGAMPPGAFPPGALPPGAIPPPAPKGAKTTKPTK; translated from the coding sequence ATGCACCTTCGCACGACCGTCTCTGCGTTCGCCATGGCCGCGGCCCTTTGCGCCACCGGCTGCGGCAAAATTCAATCGATGCTCGGCAAGGGCGACGCCGACGGTGGCTCAAGCGGCGGCCTCTTGAGCGGCCTCTCGAAAGACGACGGCCTGGCGTTCTTGAGCGCCTTCGAGGGTCAGATCGACATCGCCGTGAAGGGCAAGATGGCCAGCAAGGCGAGCCCGCAGAGCCCCGACGGCATGAACCTCGCCCTCATGGTGAAGGAGAAGAAGTTCCGCGTGGACCTCCCAGCCGCGCCCGGTCCGATGGGCCCCATGAAGGGGTTCGCCGTCGTCGACGCGCCGCAAATGAAGGCGTTCGTCGTGACCGACGTGCCGGAGAAGATGGCGCTCGTGTTCGACCTTAACAAGGCCGGCGAGCAACTCAAAGGCGGCGGGCGCCCATCGTTCGCCGGCGCACGCGAGCCGAAGGAGGCCGTGAAGCCGCCGAAGGTCACCAAGACGGGCAAGAAGGACAAGGTCGCCGGCTACGAGTGCGAAGACTGGGAGATCCAGAGCGACGACTCCAAGGTCAACGTGTGCGTCGCCCAGCAAGGCTTCTCGTGGTTGAAGATTCCGCTCCTCGGCGCGCCGGCCGAATACGCGTGGATGGGCGAGCTGATGGACGGCACGCACTTCCCGCTGCGCGCCGTCATGTTCGAGCGCGACGGCAAGGAAGCCGGCCGCCTCGAGGTCACCAAAATCGAGAAGAAGACGCTCGCGGCGAACCTCTTCGAGATCCCGGCCGATCACCCGCAGATGACGCTGGAGCAGATGATCGGCAAGGCGATGGCCGGCATGGCGGGCCGCATGCCCCCCGGCGCGATGCCTCCGGGCGCCTTTCCGCCCGGTGCGTTGCCCCCGGGGGCGATTCCGCCGCCGGCGCCCAAGGGCGCGAAGACCACCAAGCCGACCAAGTGA
- a CDS encoding SUMF1/EgtB/PvdO family nonheme iron enzyme, whose amino-acid sequence MPSAVERAMALVVRLAVAAPLIAGASACAARPPVVAGGCPAGMAQVQDGPRRFCIDRYEASLVEIGAGGRETDFSPYETVGQRVVRAVSKAGAVPQGYISRNEAEAACGRSKKRLCTEAEWVRACMGASKRQFPYGTSRRPGRCNDRGKAPLASYYSLPNAASDQWGAMNDPRLNQMSGTVAPTGSHEGCASEDGVFDLMGNLHEWVADREGTFLGGYYLDTKLNGDGCRYKTVAHGPTYHDYSTGFRCCAD is encoded by the coding sequence ATGCCGAGCGCCGTCGAGCGAGCCATGGCTCTCGTCGTGCGTCTTGCGGTCGCTGCGCCGCTGATCGCAGGCGCCTCCGCGTGCGCGGCGCGTCCTCCCGTGGTGGCGGGCGGGTGCCCGGCGGGTATGGCGCAAGTGCAAGACGGCCCGCGAAGATTCTGCATCGATCGTTACGAGGCGTCGCTCGTGGAGATCGGTGCCGGTGGTCGCGAGACGGACTTCTCTCCCTACGAGACCGTCGGCCAACGCGTCGTGCGTGCGGTCTCAAAGGCCGGTGCCGTGCCGCAAGGCTATATCTCACGCAACGAAGCCGAGGCCGCCTGCGGCCGGTCCAAGAAGCGCCTCTGCACCGAAGCCGAGTGGGTGCGCGCGTGCATGGGCGCGAGCAAGCGGCAGTTCCCCTATGGCACGTCGCGCCGTCCCGGCAGGTGCAACGACCGCGGAAAGGCGCCGCTCGCGTCGTACTACTCGTTGCCGAACGCCGCTTCCGACCAATGGGGCGCCATGAACGACCCGCGCTTGAACCAGATGTCGGGCACCGTCGCGCCGACCGGCAGTCACGAGGGTTGCGCCAGCGAAGACGGCGTCTTCGACCTGATGGGTAACCTCCACGAATGGGTCGCCGATCGCGAGGGGACGTTCCTCGGCGGCTACTACTTGGACACGAAGCTCAACGGCGACGGCTGCCGCTACAAGACCGTCGCTCACGGCCCCACGTACCACGACTACTCGACGGGCTTCCGCTGCTGCGCCGATTGA
- the fadJ gene encoding fatty acid oxidation complex subunit alpha FadJ has protein sequence MSDANVISDTNPLIREELKDGVLVATLDDKGAVFNTLTVALGEALGGLVARAANDLAVKAVVLKSGKPDSFIVGANIDMLAAAKTASDAERLATNGAALLLAIEQSPKPFVAAVHGQALGGGFEIALACKALVVSDDKKTVLGLPEVQLGLIPGAGGLVRLAKRAGLAVALDHGLTGKNLRASKAKKLGVADELCPAAVLDRVAIEIAQKLARGEALPPRKEKLQARATELFLEDTPMGRALLFKKAREATLKKTHGNYPAAERILDVLEAYAKHGEARAAELEARAFGALVVSDTAHRLIEIFHAQTALKKDRGVDAKDIKALPVNHVTVLGGGLMGGGIAFVSAQAGLTVRIKERDDLGAGRGLKHVRGLLDERVKRRAMSREERDQVMARVTATTDFSGMSRTDLVVEAVFEDLALKHAIVRDVEAHAPERTIFATNTSSIPIGRIAEASKHPERVVGMHYFSPVHKMPLLEVIRAAKTSDEVVATAVAVGKKQGKTVIVVKDGVGFYTSRILSPYMNEAAYLVSEGVPVDVIDEALVAWGFPVGPVALLDEVGIDVAAHVGPIMMEAFGKRLAPPATMLALVKDDRKGRKNRRGFYVYDEEKQPRRAFAFAQNKSSKKRVDESVYVALGVTPKASGGPTPEEIVDRCALQMVNEALHCFGEGLLRSPRDGDVGAIFGLGFPPFRGGPFRYLDAKGAKSVLARVRAFEDRFGERFRPAPLLVELGTSGKRIYG, from the coding sequence ATGAGCGACGCCAACGTGATCAGCGACACGAACCCTCTCATTCGCGAGGAGCTCAAGGATGGCGTCCTCGTCGCGACCCTCGACGACAAGGGCGCGGTCTTCAACACGCTCACCGTGGCTCTCGGCGAAGCGCTCGGCGGTCTCGTCGCGCGCGCGGCCAACGACCTTGCCGTGAAGGCCGTGGTGCTCAAGAGCGGCAAACCCGACAGCTTTATCGTCGGCGCGAACATCGACATGCTCGCGGCCGCGAAGACCGCCAGCGACGCGGAGCGATTGGCCACGAATGGCGCCGCGCTGCTTCTCGCCATCGAGCAATCGCCGAAGCCCTTCGTGGCAGCGGTCCACGGGCAAGCGCTCGGCGGCGGTTTCGAGATCGCCCTCGCGTGCAAGGCCTTGGTCGTCTCCGACGACAAGAAGACCGTGCTCGGTCTCCCGGAGGTCCAGCTCGGCCTCATCCCTGGCGCCGGTGGCTTGGTGCGCCTCGCCAAGCGCGCCGGCCTTGCCGTCGCCCTCGATCATGGTCTCACCGGCAAAAACCTCCGCGCCTCCAAGGCGAAGAAGCTCGGCGTGGCCGACGAGCTTTGCCCGGCAGCGGTCCTCGACCGCGTCGCCATCGAGATCGCGCAGAAGCTCGCCCGTGGCGAGGCGCTGCCGCCGCGCAAGGAGAAGCTCCAGGCACGAGCGACGGAGCTGTTCCTCGAAGACACGCCCATGGGTCGGGCGCTGCTCTTCAAGAAGGCGCGCGAAGCGACCCTCAAGAAGACGCACGGCAACTACCCGGCCGCGGAGCGAATCCTCGATGTCCTTGAGGCCTACGCGAAACACGGCGAGGCGCGCGCCGCCGAGCTCGAAGCACGGGCCTTTGGCGCGCTCGTCGTGAGCGATACGGCGCATCGCCTCATCGAAATCTTCCATGCGCAGACTGCGCTCAAGAAGGATCGTGGCGTCGACGCCAAGGACATCAAGGCGCTGCCTGTGAACCACGTGACCGTCCTCGGCGGCGGCCTCATGGGCGGCGGCATCGCCTTCGTGTCGGCGCAAGCGGGCCTGACGGTGCGCATCAAAGAGCGAGACGACCTCGGCGCCGGCCGTGGGCTCAAGCACGTGCGCGGTCTCTTGGACGAGCGCGTGAAGCGGCGCGCCATGAGCCGCGAAGAGCGCGATCAGGTGATGGCGCGAGTCACCGCCACGACGGACTTCTCCGGGATGTCGCGCACCGATCTGGTGGTCGAGGCGGTCTTCGAAGATCTGGCGCTCAAACACGCCATCGTGCGCGACGTCGAAGCGCACGCGCCGGAGCGCACCATCTTCGCGACGAACACGTCGTCGATTCCCATTGGCCGCATCGCCGAGGCGTCGAAGCACCCCGAGCGCGTCGTCGGGATGCACTACTTCAGCCCCGTCCACAAAATGCCGCTCCTCGAGGTGATTCGCGCCGCGAAGACCTCCGATGAGGTCGTGGCCACGGCGGTCGCCGTCGGCAAGAAACAGGGCAAGACGGTCATCGTCGTGAAAGATGGCGTCGGCTTTTACACGAGCCGCATCCTCTCGCCGTACATGAACGAGGCGGCGTACCTCGTCTCGGAGGGCGTACCCGTGGACGTCATCGACGAGGCGCTCGTGGCGTGGGGCTTTCCCGTGGGGCCAGTCGCACTCCTCGACGAAGTCGGCATCGACGTGGCCGCGCACGTGGGCCCCATCATGATGGAGGCCTTTGGCAAGCGCCTCGCGCCGCCGGCCACGATGCTCGCGCTCGTGAAAGACGACCGCAAAGGTCGCAAGAACCGTCGCGGCTTTTACGTTTACGACGAGGAGAAGCAGCCACGACGAGCCTTTGCCTTCGCGCAAAACAAGTCCTCGAAGAAGCGCGTCGACGAGTCGGTGTATGTGGCCTTGGGCGTCACGCCGAAAGCGAGCGGCGGTCCGACGCCCGAGGAGATCGTGGATCGCTGCGCGCTCCAGATGGTCAACGAGGCGCTCCACTGTTTCGGCGAGGGACTCCTAAGGAGTCCGCGCGACGGCGACGTGGGAGCGATCTTCGGCCTCGGCTTCCCGCCCTTCCGTGGCGGGCCGTTTCGCTACCTCGACGCGAAGGGCGCCAAGAGCGTGCTCGCGCGCGTTCGCGCCTTCGAAGATCGCTTCGGCGAGCGCTTCCGGCCCGCGCCGCTCTTGGTCGAGCTCGGCACCAGCGGGAAACGCATCTACGGGTAG
- a CDS encoding glycosyltransferase family 2 protein: protein MPPRARIYVVVPARNEAPRIGKVVTSMPPLVDRIIVVDDGSRDGTGDAAREPGDPRTVVVRHEETRGVGAAIVTGYRAALADVGDPRDGFVVMAGDGQMSPRDLPAVAGPVVRGEVGYVKGNRFGVRDAATPMPFARRAVGEFLFYATSRVTGLSISDSQCGYTALSRAACERLDLDALWPRYGYPNDLLAQLAERNIAVREVFVEPIYRGEPSGIRPWHVARIAWLLARARLRLLRSARVR from the coding sequence ATGCCGCCTCGCGCTCGGATCTATGTCGTCGTTCCCGCGCGGAACGAGGCCCCGCGCATCGGCAAGGTGGTGACTTCGATGCCACCGTTGGTCGATCGCATCATTGTCGTCGACGACGGTAGCCGCGACGGTACCGGTGACGCGGCCCGGGAGCCGGGCGATCCGCGCACCGTGGTGGTTCGTCATGAGGAGACCCGCGGCGTGGGGGCGGCCATCGTGACCGGCTACCGCGCGGCGCTCGCCGACGTGGGCGACCCGCGCGACGGCTTCGTCGTCATGGCCGGTGACGGCCAGATGTCGCCACGCGACTTGCCCGCCGTGGCTGGGCCGGTGGTGCGCGGCGAGGTTGGCTACGTGAAGGGCAACCGCTTCGGCGTTCGCGATGCGGCGACACCCATGCCGTTCGCGCGCCGTGCGGTTGGCGAATTCCTCTTTTATGCGACGTCGCGCGTCACAGGGCTCTCGATCAGCGACAGCCAATGCGGCTACACGGCGCTCAGTCGAGCCGCCTGCGAGAGGCTCGACTTGGACGCGCTCTGGCCTCGCTACGGCTACCCAAACGACCTGCTCGCGCAGCTCGCCGAGCGAAACATCGCCGTGCGCGAGGTGTTCGTCGAACCGATCTATCGCGGCGAGCCGAGCGGCATCAGGCCGTGGCACGTCGCGCGCATCGCGTGGCTGCTCGCGCGCGCCCGTCTGCGCCTACTTCGCTCGGCACGAGTCCGGTAG
- a CDS encoding adenylosuccinate lyase, with product MIPRYSPAEFVALWSDDTKYKKWLDVELAACDAMEDEGLVPRGVAARLRDKKLVLDAKRIDEIERTTKHDVIAFLTHVEELAGADARWLHRGMTSSDVLDTSLALLLKDATDLLLTHCDRLLDALTIRAREHAETPLIGRSHGIFAEPITFGLAFAGHHAEVARGRARLALARDEIAVGKIAGAVGSYAHLTPGLEARALASLGLRGETVSTQVVARDRHAALFSAMALLASSVERFATNVRHWQRSEVGEAEEAFTKGQKGSSAMPHKRNPILSENLCGLSRIVRSAVTPALENVALWHERDISHSSVERMIGPDATTTLGFMLERAASLAAGLVVYPENAKRNLERAGALYFSEAVLLSLVEAGMARQDGYVLVQRNAMKTFHGEGTFHENLAADADITAKLSREKLDACFDLAHALRHVPALIERALAS from the coding sequence ATGATCCCGCGCTATTCACCGGCTGAGTTCGTCGCCCTCTGGTCCGACGACACGAAATACAAGAAGTGGCTCGACGTCGAGCTCGCGGCCTGCGACGCCATGGAGGACGAAGGCCTCGTCCCTCGCGGCGTGGCGGCGCGCCTTCGCGACAAGAAGCTCGTCCTCGACGCGAAGCGCATCGACGAGATCGAGCGCACGACCAAGCACGACGTCATCGCGTTCTTGACGCACGTCGAGGAGCTGGCCGGCGCCGACGCGCGCTGGCTCCATCGAGGCATGACCTCCAGCGACGTCCTCGACACGTCACTGGCGCTCTTGCTCAAAGACGCCACGGACCTCTTGCTCACACACTGCGATCGATTACTCGACGCGCTCACGATCCGCGCGCGAGAGCACGCCGAGACGCCGCTCATCGGCCGGAGCCACGGCATCTTCGCCGAGCCCATCACCTTTGGGCTCGCCTTCGCCGGACACCACGCCGAGGTCGCTCGCGGCCGAGCGCGGCTCGCGTTGGCCCGTGACGAGATCGCGGTCGGCAAGATCGCGGGCGCCGTGGGCTCCTACGCGCATCTCACGCCCGGCCTTGAGGCGCGCGCGCTGGCGAGCCTCGGCTTGCGCGGCGAAACGGTCTCGACGCAAGTCGTCGCGCGCGACCGCCACGCGGCGCTCTTCTCCGCCATGGCGCTCTTGGCGAGCAGCGTCGAGCGATTCGCGACGAACGTTCGTCACTGGCAAAGGTCCGAGGTCGGCGAAGCGGAGGAGGCGTTCACGAAGGGCCAAAAGGGCTCGAGCGCCATGCCCCACAAGCGAAACCCGATCTTGAGCGAGAACCTCTGCGGCCTCTCGCGCATCGTGCGCAGCGCCGTAACGCCCGCCCTTGAGAACGTCGCATTGTGGCACGAGCGCGACATCTCGCACTCGTCCGTTGAGCGCATGATCGGGCCCGACGCGACCACGACCTTGGGCTTCATGCTCGAGCGCGCGGCCAGCCTCGCCGCGGGCTTGGTGGTCTACCCAGAGAACGCCAAGCGAAACCTCGAGCGCGCCGGGGCCCTCTACTTCTCCGAAGCGGTGTTGCTCTCGCTCGTCGAAGCTGGCATGGCGCGGCAAGACGGCTACGTGCTCGTGCAGCGAAACGCGATGAAGACGTTTCACGGCGAGGGCACCTTCCACGAGAACCTCGCCGCCGACGCGGACATCACCGCCAAGCTCTCGCGCGAGAAGCTCGACGCGTGCTTTGACTTGGCGCACGCCCTTCGTCACGTGCCAGCGCTCATCGAGCGAGCGCTGGCGTCGTAG
- a CDS encoding SMI1/KNR4 family protein: protein MTTIREKVSLLDALRRELRESFGVGAEEHRMFPPPAPGEVRAHERRTGRSLPPSFKAFLELANGWSGFMKGLSLLGLRRRETELLFREGLDEKILAALPDLVPDHELRSLPAREKTDPKVLSPRDRLVLGVDGRGSALVFDERSVTDGEPSVALVKYVWVQRSWPSFAALLDDAIGEAQAELDKRKGLAAATAKAGKKGAGKRATKANAGDESAKLVKRRVVEIRPSKAAKKKPATKKSTPGPAKPANATKPTKAPKPAKKKPAPKKSRR from the coding sequence ATGACGACGATTCGCGAGAAGGTCTCTCTACTCGATGCGCTCCGACGTGAGCTCCGTGAGAGCTTTGGCGTGGGCGCCGAGGAGCACCGGATGTTTCCTCCGCCGGCGCCTGGCGAGGTACGCGCCCACGAACGGCGAACGGGGCGGTCGCTCCCACCTAGCTTCAAGGCGTTCCTCGAGCTGGCCAACGGCTGGTCGGGCTTCATGAAGGGCTTGTCGCTTTTAGGCCTCCGCCGACGCGAGACGGAGCTGCTCTTTCGTGAAGGCCTCGACGAAAAGATCCTCGCGGCGCTCCCCGATCTCGTACCCGATCACGAGCTTCGCTCGCTCCCAGCGCGCGAAAAGACTGATCCCAAGGTGCTCTCGCCGCGCGATCGACTCGTCCTTGGCGTCGACGGCCGCGGCAGCGCCCTCGTCTTCGATGAGCGCTCCGTCACCGACGGCGAGCCCTCCGTCGCGCTCGTGAAATACGTCTGGGTGCAGCGCTCGTGGCCGAGCTTCGCGGCCCTGCTCGACGACGCCATCGGCGAGGCGCAGGCCGAGCTCGACAAGCGCAAGGGACTCGCGGCAGCGACCGCCAAGGCAGGAAAAAAGGGCGCCGGGAAAAGGGCCACCAAGGCGAACGCGGGCGACGAGAGCGCGAAGCTCGTCAAGCGGCGTGTCGTCGAGATTCGCCCGTCGAAGGCGGCGAAGAAGAAACCGGCGACGAAGAAGAGCACCCCCGGTCCGGCAAAGCCGGCAAACGCGACCAAGCCCACCAAGGCCCCGAAGCCTGCGAAGAAGAAGCCGGCCCCCAAGAAGTCGCGACGCTAG
- a CDS encoding agmatine deiminase family protein, with protein MRLGRLATFLLPALLACAGGTGEESTPSEDALEGKALGALVPETAPAEAVVLSNADLFAGINELHYTLLRGLFSDPALADVKVHYLGPSAFSFADIVTPVRAKDGDRLTARFSTRFASEIAAKRLVHVNAAVETNWARDFFPMVVKSASPKETVRFTYDVMEGTGPAAEKAAEGIGMKVSKSALTLEGGNIMIDEDGTLFSTTKILERNKPKSKAEVEAELRRTLGAKDIEWLDPLPGEMTAHVDIVAKVVGKKRAIVGSSDGRCPAEAPPTCAKRKPTLDKIAAAFERRGYRVTRIMNAESDGDARAMSYANSLLVNGTALLPMYFDPTVADDVAVAFDPAKVPAKAIVKACNEKNPFPGTTDLAADLVARERARCALEEVIKVAKPAGEATSYHEYALEIARRDGEARKAYESLGFRVVQVPGAGMINFGGSIHCISMQIPK; from the coding sequence ATGAGGCTCGGCCGCTTAGCAACGTTTCTACTCCCGGCGCTCTTGGCTTGCGCTGGCGGCACAGGCGAGGAGTCCACGCCGTCGGAAGACGCCCTCGAAGGAAAGGCCCTCGGGGCTCTCGTTCCCGAGACGGCGCCCGCCGAGGCTGTCGTCTTGTCGAACGCCGACCTGTTCGCGGGCATCAACGAGCTCCACTACACGCTCTTGCGAGGCCTCTTCTCGGACCCGGCCCTCGCCGACGTCAAGGTCCACTACCTTGGCCCCAGCGCCTTCTCGTTCGCCGACATCGTGACGCCGGTGCGCGCGAAGGACGGCGATCGCCTGACGGCGCGCTTCTCGACGCGGTTCGCGTCTGAGATCGCCGCGAAGCGCCTCGTTCACGTGAACGCGGCCGTAGAGACCAACTGGGCGCGCGACTTCTTCCCGATGGTGGTCAAGTCGGCGTCGCCGAAGGAGACCGTTCGCTTCACCTACGACGTGATGGAGGGCACGGGGCCGGCGGCCGAAAAGGCAGCCGAGGGCATCGGCATGAAGGTGTCGAAGTCGGCCCTCACGCTCGAGGGCGGCAACATCATGATCGACGAGGACGGTACGCTCTTCTCGACGACGAAAATCCTCGAAAGGAACAAGCCAAAGAGCAAAGCCGAGGTGGAAGCGGAATTGCGTCGCACCCTCGGCGCGAAGGACATCGAGTGGCTGGACCCGCTGCCCGGCGAGATGACGGCGCACGTCGACATTGTGGCGAAGGTCGTTGGGAAGAAGCGCGCCATCGTCGGGTCATCCGATGGCCGTTGCCCCGCCGAGGCACCGCCGACCTGCGCCAAGCGAAAGCCCACGCTCGACAAGATCGCCGCGGCCTTCGAGCGGCGCGGCTATCGCGTCACGCGCATCATGAACGCCGAGAGCGACGGCGACGCGCGCGCGATGTCGTACGCCAACTCGCTCTTGGTGAACGGCACGGCGCTCTTGCCGATGTACTTCGACCCCACCGTCGCCGATGACGTAGCCGTGGCGTTCGACCCGGCCAAGGTTCCGGCGAAGGCCATCGTGAAGGCGTGCAACGAGAAGAACCCGTTCCCCGGAACGACCGATCTCGCAGCCGACCTCGTGGCCCGCGAGCGGGCTCGCTGCGCGCTCGAGGAGGTCATCAAGGTGGCGAAGCCCGCCGGCGAAGCGACGAGCTACCACGAGTACGCGCTCGAGATCGCCCGCCGGGACGGCGAGGCAAGAAAGGCATACGAAAGTTTGGGCTTCCGCGTCGTGCAGGTGCCCGGCGCCGGGATGATCAACTTCGGCGGCTCGATTCACTGCATTTCGATGCAGATCCCGAAGTAG